A portion of the Tenacibaculum todarodis genome contains these proteins:
- a CDS encoding MIP/aquaporin family protein: MKKYISEFIGTFAMVFCGTGAMTINEVTGGDVTHVGIAITWGFIVMAMIYAFGDISGAHFNPAVTISFAYAKKFAWKEVPKYIIAQILGAILASVILWILFPTSEYFGATLPTIDVWRAFILELLLAFFLMLTIINVSTGSKEVGVVAGIAIGGVVLLEAMFAGPITKASMNPARSIAPALISGHTEHLWMYILAPILGALLAVVSCKLVKDENCCDAEC, translated from the coding sequence ATGAAGAAATATATTTCAGAATTTATAGGAACTTTTGCAATGGTTTTCTGCGGAACAGGAGCCATGACAATTAACGAAGTTACAGGTGGAGACGTTACACACGTTGGTATTGCAATTACTTGGGGATTTATAGTTATGGCAATGATTTATGCTTTTGGTGATATTTCTGGAGCGCATTTTAATCCAGCAGTTACTATTTCTTTTGCCTATGCAAAAAAGTTTGCTTGGAAAGAAGTTCCTAAATACATAATTGCACAAATTTTAGGTGCAATTTTAGCAAGTGTAATCTTGTGGATTTTATTCCCAACTTCCGAATATTTTGGGGCAACTTTACCAACAATTGATGTTTGGCGCGCCTTTATTTTAGAACTATTATTAGCCTTCTTTTTAATGCTTACTATTATAAATGTTTCCACCGGAAGTAAAGAAGTTGGCGTAGTTGCAGGTATTGCAATTGGTGGCGTAGTTTTATTAGAAGCCATGTTTGCAGGCCCAATTACAAAAGCATCTATGAATCCTGCACGTTCCATTGCACCAGCATTAATTTCTGGTCATACAGAGCATTTATGGATGTATATTTTAGCACCAATTTTAGGTGCTTTATTAGCCGTTGTTTCTTGTAAATTAGTAAAAGACGAAAATTGTTGCGATGCAGAATGTTAG